In Centropristis striata isolate RG_2023a ecotype Rhode Island chromosome 5, C.striata_1.0, whole genome shotgun sequence, a single genomic region encodes these proteins:
- the LOC131971716 gene encoding differentially expressed in FDCP 6 homolog isoform X1 → MDLRSELLKSIWYGFTALDLEKSGKVSKSQLKVLSHNLCTVLSIPHDPVALEEHFRDDDDGPVSSQGYMPYLNKYILDKVIEGSFIKENVDELCWTLTAKKNYQTDKNSSTVLPEKDAFRLWCLFNFLSEDKYPLVMVPDEVEYLLKKVCMAMSIEFNGVELEDFFSQDAVQQSGITVWVFLEMMNSGKISRGIDKSIVSMAIEEVYREIVGDVLKEGYLWKKGQLRRNWKERWFTLRPSNLSYYTGEDRKDCQGNIALDGNCCVEEVDDQILFGRSKWIKNVISPVLPDRDGKRCMFCLKTLSKTYEMSASDTKQRQEWTTAIQTAIRLHVEGKTSLHKDLKLKRREQREQREKRRQAKEEELQRLRALQEERERKLAELDLLKEAQKQAQALLEQDEQRRRQQHEQLQQALEVQLKEAEEARVSMQAEMVLKEEEAERQRKRIKELEEMQKRLEEALQQEIKARLDEEAFRYAQAGLLAEEEEKMKALMSLQEEQEEYILKTQREKQELKQEMEAKTRSLEEAQHQLEEVRANRHRVDQDVVAAQRKLRQASTNVKHWNVQMNRLMRPIGPGEKRPSLGSSFSSFQIPTQRDPGLRLRRRSGSEDQDEESKENVDTRAGCDLEKRHSHASNGDMDIP, encoded by the exons ATGGACCTGCGCTCCGAGCTGCTCAAGTCCATCTGGTACGGCTTCACGGCCCTGGACCTGGAGAAGAGCGGGAAGGTGTCCAAGTCTCAGCTGAAG GTTCTCTCCCACAACCTGTGTACGGTGCTGAGTATCCCTCATGACCCCGTGGCTCTGGAGGAGCACTTCAGGGATGATGACGACGGTCCAGTGTCCAGTCAAGGCTACATGCCTTACCTCAACAAATACATCCTGGACAAG GTTATCGAAGGCTCGTTTATCAAAGAAAACGTAGACGAGCTGTGTTGGACGCTCACTGCCAAGAAAAACTACCAGACggacaaaaacagcagcacCGTTTTACCAGAGAAAGATGCTTTTCggctttggtgtctttttaatttCCTCTCTGAAGACAAGTACCCTCTGGTGATGGTGCCTGACGAG GTGGAGTACCTGCTGAAGAAGGTCTGCATGGCCATGAGCATCGAGTTCAATGGCGTGGAGCTGGAGGACTTCTTCTCGCAGGACGCCGTGCAGCAGAGCGGCATCACCGTCTGGGTGTTCCTGGAGATGATGAACTCGGGGAAGATATCCAGAGGGATCGATAAGAGCATCGTCAGCATGGCCATAGAGGAGGTGTACCGGGAGATCGTTGGTGACGTCCTCAAAGAG ggttATCTGTGGAAGAAAGGCCAGCTGAGGAGAAACTGGAAGGAACGCTGGTTCACTTTAAGGCCGAGCAACTTGTCCTACTACACCGGAGAGGACCGCAAGGACTGCCAGGGGAACATCGCTCTGGACGGGAACTGCTGCGTGGAG GAAGTAGACGATCAAATATTGTTTGGTCGCTCAAAATGGATCAAAAACGTCATTTCCCCT GTGCTCCCGGATCGGGATGGGAAGAGGTGCATGTTTTGTCTGAAAACTCTCTCCAAGACTTACGAGATGAGCGCCTCAGACACCAAACAGAGACAGGAGTGGACCACAG CCATCCAGACGGCCATCAGGCTGCACGTGGAGGGCAAGACGTCCCTCCACAAAGACCTGAAGCTGAAGCGGCGTGAGCAACGCGAGCAGCGGGAGAAGCGGCGGCAGGCcaaggaggaggagctgcagaggcTGCGGGCCCTGCAGGAGGAGCGGGAGCGTAAGCTGGCGGAGCTGGATCTCCTGAAGGAGGCGCAGAAGCAGGCTCAGGCCCTCCTGGAGCAGGAcgagcagaggaggaggcagcagcaCGAGCAGCTCCAGCAGGCCCTGGAGGTCCAGCTGAAAGAGGccgaggag GCTCGGGTCAGCATGCAGGCGGAGATGGttctgaaggaggaggaggcggagcgGCAGAGAAAGAGGATcaaggagctggaggagatgcAGAAGCGTCTAGAGGAGgcgctgcagcaggagatcaagGCCCGGCTGGACGAGGAGGCCTTCCGCTACGCTCAGGCTGG gctgctggctgaggaggaggagaagatgaaGGCCCTGATGagcctgcaggaggagcaggaggagtacATCCTGAAGACTCAGAGGGAGAAACAGGAGCTCAAACAGGAAATGGAGGCCAAGACGCGTTCGTTAGAGGAGGCGCAGCATCAGCTGGAGGAGGTCCGCGCCAACCGGCACCGCGTCGACCAGGACGTGGtg GCCGCTCAGAGGAAACTCCGCCAGGCGAGCACCAACGTCAAACACTGGAACGTCCAGATGAACCGCCTGATGAGGCCGATTGGACCAGGAG agaaGAGACCGTCGTTGGGGAGCTCCTTCTCCAGCTTCCAGATCCCGACGCAGAGAGACCCCGGGCTGCGTCTCAGAAGGAGATCCGGATCAGAGGACCAGGACGAGGAGAGCAAGGAGAACGTGGACACCAGAGCCGGCTGTGATCTAGAGAAACGTCACTCCCACGCCTCCAACGGAGACATGGACATCCCCTGA
- the LOC131971716 gene encoding differentially expressed in FDCP 6 homolog isoform X2, with translation MDLRSELLKSIWYGFTALDLEKSGKVSKSQLKVLSHNLCTVLSIPHDPVALEEHFRDDDDGPVSSQGYMPYLNKYILDKVIEGSFIKENVDELCWTLTAKKNYQTDKNSSTVLPEKDAFRLWCLFNFLSEDKYPLVMVPDEVEYLLKKVCMAMSIEFNGVELEDFFSQDAVQQSGITVWVFLEMMNSGKISRGIDKSIVSMAIEEVYREIVGDVLKEGYLWKKGQLRRNWKERWFTLRPSNLSYYTGEDRKDCQGNIALDGNCCVEVLPDRDGKRCMFCLKTLSKTYEMSASDTKQRQEWTTAIQTAIRLHVEGKTSLHKDLKLKRREQREQREKRRQAKEEELQRLRALQEERERKLAELDLLKEAQKQAQALLEQDEQRRRQQHEQLQQALEVQLKEAEEARVSMQAEMVLKEEEAERQRKRIKELEEMQKRLEEALQQEIKARLDEEAFRYAQAGLLAEEEEKMKALMSLQEEQEEYILKTQREKQELKQEMEAKTRSLEEAQHQLEEVRANRHRVDQDVVAAQRKLRQASTNVKHWNVQMNRLMRPIGPGEKRPSLGSSFSSFQIPTQRDPGLRLRRRSGSEDQDEESKENVDTRAGCDLEKRHSHASNGDMDIP, from the exons ATGGACCTGCGCTCCGAGCTGCTCAAGTCCATCTGGTACGGCTTCACGGCCCTGGACCTGGAGAAGAGCGGGAAGGTGTCCAAGTCTCAGCTGAAG GTTCTCTCCCACAACCTGTGTACGGTGCTGAGTATCCCTCATGACCCCGTGGCTCTGGAGGAGCACTTCAGGGATGATGACGACGGTCCAGTGTCCAGTCAAGGCTACATGCCTTACCTCAACAAATACATCCTGGACAAG GTTATCGAAGGCTCGTTTATCAAAGAAAACGTAGACGAGCTGTGTTGGACGCTCACTGCCAAGAAAAACTACCAGACggacaaaaacagcagcacCGTTTTACCAGAGAAAGATGCTTTTCggctttggtgtctttttaatttCCTCTCTGAAGACAAGTACCCTCTGGTGATGGTGCCTGACGAG GTGGAGTACCTGCTGAAGAAGGTCTGCATGGCCATGAGCATCGAGTTCAATGGCGTGGAGCTGGAGGACTTCTTCTCGCAGGACGCCGTGCAGCAGAGCGGCATCACCGTCTGGGTGTTCCTGGAGATGATGAACTCGGGGAAGATATCCAGAGGGATCGATAAGAGCATCGTCAGCATGGCCATAGAGGAGGTGTACCGGGAGATCGTTGGTGACGTCCTCAAAGAG ggttATCTGTGGAAGAAAGGCCAGCTGAGGAGAAACTGGAAGGAACGCTGGTTCACTTTAAGGCCGAGCAACTTGTCCTACTACACCGGAGAGGACCGCAAGGACTGCCAGGGGAACATCGCTCTGGACGGGAACTGCTGCGTGGAG GTGCTCCCGGATCGGGATGGGAAGAGGTGCATGTTTTGTCTGAAAACTCTCTCCAAGACTTACGAGATGAGCGCCTCAGACACCAAACAGAGACAGGAGTGGACCACAG CCATCCAGACGGCCATCAGGCTGCACGTGGAGGGCAAGACGTCCCTCCACAAAGACCTGAAGCTGAAGCGGCGTGAGCAACGCGAGCAGCGGGAGAAGCGGCGGCAGGCcaaggaggaggagctgcagaggcTGCGGGCCCTGCAGGAGGAGCGGGAGCGTAAGCTGGCGGAGCTGGATCTCCTGAAGGAGGCGCAGAAGCAGGCTCAGGCCCTCCTGGAGCAGGAcgagcagaggaggaggcagcagcaCGAGCAGCTCCAGCAGGCCCTGGAGGTCCAGCTGAAAGAGGccgaggag GCTCGGGTCAGCATGCAGGCGGAGATGGttctgaaggaggaggaggcggagcgGCAGAGAAAGAGGATcaaggagctggaggagatgcAGAAGCGTCTAGAGGAGgcgctgcagcaggagatcaagGCCCGGCTGGACGAGGAGGCCTTCCGCTACGCTCAGGCTGG gctgctggctgaggaggaggagaagatgaaGGCCCTGATGagcctgcaggaggagcaggaggagtacATCCTGAAGACTCAGAGGGAGAAACAGGAGCTCAAACAGGAAATGGAGGCCAAGACGCGTTCGTTAGAGGAGGCGCAGCATCAGCTGGAGGAGGTCCGCGCCAACCGGCACCGCGTCGACCAGGACGTGGtg GCCGCTCAGAGGAAACTCCGCCAGGCGAGCACCAACGTCAAACACTGGAACGTCCAGATGAACCGCCTGATGAGGCCGATTGGACCAGGAG agaaGAGACCGTCGTTGGGGAGCTCCTTCTCCAGCTTCCAGATCCCGACGCAGAGAGACCCCGGGCTGCGTCTCAGAAGGAGATCCGGATCAGAGGACCAGGACGAGGAGAGCAAGGAGAACGTGGACACCAGAGCCGGCTGTGATCTAGAGAAACGTCACTCCCACGCCTCCAACGGAGACATGGACATCCCCTGA